In uncultured Desulfobacter sp., one DNA window encodes the following:
- the nusG gene encoding transcription termination/antitermination protein NusG translates to MSLKWYVVHVYSGHEQKVKLALEEKIQGLKHPEKFGDILIPSENVVELVDGKKRQSSRKFYPGYILVRMHLDNETWHIVSSTAKVTGFLGGKNKPAPITEKEAQSIIEKMEQGKEKPQPKYYFEPGDDVRVVDGPFSNFNGTIEEVSPDKEKVKVLVSIFGRATPVELNFIQVTKI, encoded by the coding sequence ATGTCTTTAAAGTGGTATGTCGTTCACGTTTATTCCGGCCATGAGCAAAAGGTAAAGCTTGCTCTGGAAGAAAAAATCCAGGGGTTGAAACACCCGGAAAAATTCGGTGACATCCTGATTCCATCCGAAAATGTCGTTGAGTTGGTGGATGGAAAAAAAAGGCAATCTTCCAGAAAATTTTATCCTGGATATATTCTTGTGCGCATGCATTTGGATAACGAGACATGGCATATCGTGAGTTCCACTGCTAAAGTTACCGGTTTTCTTGGTGGTAAAAATAAACCTGCGCCCATAACCGAGAAAGAAGCCCAAAGCATCATTGAGAAGATGGAACAAGGGAAAGAAAAACCTCAGCCCAAATATTATTTTGAGCCGGGTGACGATGTGCGGGTTGTTGATGGGCCTTTTTCTAATTTCAATGGTACTATAGAAGAAGTGTCTCCAGACAAAGAGAAGGTAAAGGTGCTGGTCAGTATTTTTGGGCGAGCTACGCCGGTCGAATTGAATTTCATACAGGTAACCAAGATTTAG
- the secE gene encoding preprotein translocase subunit SecE, whose product MPISSASKVEKPVGQPGAGNVFARTSEFFREVKVELKKVVWPTRKQTTGTTVVVIIFVFVVAVFLGVFDYSLSKLVQVVLT is encoded by the coding sequence ATGCCGATTTCATCGGCTTCTAAGGTTGAGAAGCCGGTAGGGCAGCCTGGGGCTGGTAATGTTTTTGCGAGGACATCAGAATTTTTTCGGGAAGTAAAAGTTGAATTAAAAAAAGTTGTCTGGCCGACTAGAAAGCAGACAACCGGCACAACGGTAGTGGTTATTATTTTTGTGTTTGTTGTTGCTGTTTTTCTGGGGGTTTTTGACTACAGTTTGTCCAAGCTTGTCCAAGTCGTTCTTACTTGA
- a CDS encoding chemotaxis protein CheW: MFEDDETLQMYIEESLDHLADIESDLLTIEEGGANIDLDLVNNVFRAAHSVKGGAGFMGLTTIKNLAHHLENVLGMIRTKELTPDSEKISILLKGFDELEGLLNNIQTSNEVDISAHVQALENITSASAPEPPQEVGQQEAQESVQPVALADIVLHDGRMFQWVPLKEVEISKAEGKNLFLVEYDLISDFHKQSKKPMEILNNLSKTGTLIETRIDTDSAGTLSDADMPDKIPFQILFASIIEHDMAETLFGVANRRIHFITDDMISAAAVSGDEIPPPLPEPVETVKVEVVPQPAAVATPIPTVAQQQNNPEVQEVPVAKPQEKDLAIGGKPQSSLRVNVGLLDTLMNLAGELVLSRNQLLQGVNSSNVKATELSSQRIDMITSELQEAIMRTRMQPIANILNKFTRVVRDLSHQLGKSIELDIEGKDVELDKTILESINDPLTHLVRNSVDHGIETPMEREQMGKKETGRIVLKAFHDAGQVNIVISDDGRGLDPAKIASSAIEKGLISESRVAEMSDKQKTELIFLPGFSTAKEVTDVSGRGVGMDVVVTNIEALGGIIELDSTPGQGTDIQIKLPLTLAIIPSQITSVGNERYAVPQVNLNELLRIPASQIKEKIEKVGDADVVRLRGELLPLLNLADMLGIERTFVDPETGEEHEDRRTSLSDRRSKVLIPEEGNDSEKKIEKGTQRAENDRRYHAASAINIAVVSAGAFKYGLVVDQLHDSEEIVVKPVGRHLKKCTAYAGATIMGDGKVALILDISNLAQMAELSAIAEASQNAAKAAEEEEAARADKVALLTFKNSETEHFAAPLSIVERIERIKTSDIEQVGDRKVVQYRGGSLPLYELSQVTNVDQLPERDQQEVIVFKVKDRELGLMVTPPVDAQEVVLNIDTSTLKQPAVSGSMIINNHTTLLVDIFELVKTINPDWFDVEAKAAATMAEDGERIILFAEDSAFFRNQVKKFMEEDGFKVIEAEDGLIAWELLKERFEEVDLIVTDLEMPNMDGFEFTKRVKTDPKYSHLSVIALTSLASEAHIEKGKSVGIDEYEIKLDREKLMAVIRQYTNL; the protein is encoded by the coding sequence ATGTTTGAAGACGACGAAACCCTACAGATGTATATTGAAGAATCGCTGGATCACTTGGCAGATATTGAAAGTGATTTACTGACGATTGAGGAGGGCGGCGCAAACATTGATCTCGATCTGGTCAACAATGTTTTCAGAGCGGCCCATTCCGTCAAAGGCGGTGCGGGATTCATGGGACTGACAACCATTAAAAACCTTGCACACCATCTTGAGAATGTACTAGGGATGATCAGAACCAAAGAACTGACCCCGGATTCTGAAAAAATAAGCATATTGCTCAAAGGATTTGACGAACTTGAAGGCCTGTTGAACAATATTCAAACCAGCAATGAGGTTGATATTTCTGCCCATGTCCAGGCGTTAGAGAACATAACCAGCGCATCTGCGCCGGAACCGCCCCAGGAAGTTGGACAACAAGAGGCCCAGGAATCGGTACAGCCTGTAGCACTGGCAGATATTGTACTCCACGACGGAAGGATGTTCCAGTGGGTGCCGCTCAAGGAAGTTGAAATCAGCAAGGCCGAAGGCAAAAATCTGTTCCTCGTTGAATATGATCTGATCAGCGATTTTCATAAGCAATCAAAAAAGCCCATGGAAATTTTAAACAATCTGTCTAAAACCGGGACGCTTATTGAAACTAGAATTGATACTGATAGTGCAGGCACGCTTAGCGATGCAGACATGCCCGACAAAATTCCTTTCCAGATACTGTTTGCATCTATCATAGAACATGATATGGCCGAAACGCTTTTTGGTGTCGCAAATCGGCGCATCCACTTTATTACAGACGATATGATCAGCGCTGCAGCAGTCAGTGGTGACGAAATCCCGCCACCTCTGCCCGAACCTGTTGAAACCGTAAAGGTTGAGGTGGTACCCCAACCCGCTGCTGTCGCAACACCTATACCCACTGTGGCGCAACAGCAAAACAACCCGGAAGTCCAGGAGGTACCAGTGGCAAAACCCCAGGAAAAAGATTTGGCAATCGGCGGCAAGCCACAAAGCTCTCTGCGTGTCAATGTCGGACTTCTTGACACGTTGATGAACCTTGCCGGAGAACTCGTACTCAGCAGGAACCAGCTTCTTCAGGGCGTCAATTCGTCCAACGTAAAGGCGACAGAACTGTCCAGCCAGCGAATTGACATGATCACATCAGAACTCCAGGAAGCGATCATGCGCACACGCATGCAGCCTATTGCCAATATATTAAACAAATTTACCCGGGTGGTCAGAGATTTGTCCCATCAGTTGGGAAAATCCATTGAACTGGATATCGAAGGCAAGGATGTTGAGTTAGACAAAACCATCCTGGAATCCATCAATGACCCGTTGACCCACCTTGTGCGAAATTCCGTTGACCATGGGATTGAAACACCCATGGAAAGAGAACAGATGGGCAAAAAGGAGACAGGGAGAATCGTCCTAAAGGCTTTCCACGATGCAGGTCAAGTCAACATCGTCATCTCAGACGATGGCCGGGGGTTGGATCCTGCTAAAATCGCCTCATCTGCCATTGAAAAAGGCCTGATATCCGAATCACGGGTGGCTGAAATGTCTGACAAACAGAAAACAGAGCTGATTTTTCTACCGGGCTTTTCAACAGCCAAAGAAGTTACGGATGTATCCGGCCGGGGTGTAGGCATGGATGTAGTGGTCACGAATATTGAGGCATTAGGCGGTATAATAGAACTGGATTCTACACCCGGCCAGGGAACGGATATCCAAATCAAGCTGCCTTTGACTCTGGCCATCATTCCCAGCCAAATCACCTCTGTTGGAAATGAGCGCTATGCGGTGCCCCAGGTCAACCTCAACGAACTGCTCAGAATTCCGGCCAGCCAAATTAAAGAAAAAATCGAAAAAGTGGGGGATGCTGATGTTGTAAGGCTCAGAGGCGAGCTTCTTCCACTTCTAAACCTTGCGGACATGTTAGGCATAGAACGCACTTTCGTTGACCCTGAAACCGGAGAAGAACACGAAGACCGCAGAACCAGCCTTTCGGACCGCAGGTCAAAGGTGCTCATTCCAGAAGAGGGTAATGATTCTGAAAAGAAAATCGAAAAGGGGACCCAAAGAGCAGAAAACGACCGACGGTATCATGCCGCATCTGCTATCAATATTGCCGTAGTTTCTGCCGGGGCATTTAAATACGGTCTTGTGGTGGACCAGCTCCATGATTCTGAGGAAATTGTTGTTAAACCAGTGGGACGGCACTTAAAAAAATGCACTGCCTATGCCGGTGCAACGATTATGGGAGACGGTAAGGTTGCTTTAATCCTTGATATTTCCAATCTTGCCCAGATGGCAGAACTTTCCGCCATTGCCGAAGCCAGCCAGAATGCTGCCAAGGCCGCAGAGGAAGAAGAGGCAGCCAGAGCCGATAAGGTTGCATTACTGACATTCAAAAACAGTGAAACAGAACATTTTGCGGCACCTTTAAGCATTGTGGAACGGATTGAACGTATCAAAACATCCGACATTGAACAGGTTGGCGATCGCAAAGTTGTGCAATACCGCGGCGGTTCTTTACCCCTGTACGAACTGTCCCAGGTGACTAACGTTGACCAACTACCGGAAAGGGATCAGCAGGAAGTGATCGTCTTCAAAGTTAAAGACCGGGAATTAGGGCTTATGGTTACCCCGCCGGTGGATGCCCAGGAAGTTGTGCTCAACATTGACACCTCGACTCTCAAACAGCCAGCTGTCAGCGGTTCCATGATCATAAACAACCACACCACGTTACTGGTGGATATTTTTGAACTGGTTAAAACCATAAATCCGGATTGGTTTGACGTAGAGGCTAAAGCCGCCGCAACCATGGCTGAAGACGGAGAAAGAATCATTTTGTTTGCCGAAGACTCAGCCTTTTTCAGAAACCAGGTTAAAAAATTCATGGAAGAAGACGGCTTCAAGGTTATTGAAGCCGAAGACGGACTGATTGCCTGGGAATTGTTAAAAGAACGTTTTGAAGAAGTTGATCTGATTGTAACGGATCTGGAAATGCCCAACATGGACGGGTTTGAATTCACCAAACGTGTTAAGACTGATCCCAAATATTCACATCTTTCGGTTATTGCCTTAACGTCGCTTGCCAGTGAAGCACACATTGAAAAAGGCAAATCCGTGGGTATTGACGAATATGAGATAAAACTTGACCGGGAAAAACTGATGGCTGTTATCAGGCAATATACAAATTTATAA
- a CDS encoding LysM peptidoglycan-binding domain-containing protein: MNIHKLAAFIFALFLITGCQQSQLSANKPLTDQTFKEPEPQGQCILQPETKKLNQVGDSDQGKIDQALELCNAAQNYWEEGNLEEALSSLDAAYALMLEIDKIDDSEVNQQKEDIRYLISKRVLEIYASRQIVVTGHHDAIPITLNDHVKAEIRRLTGPERKFFIRALNRSCRYRPFIVQELKKSGLPEEISWLPLIESGFKSRALSPARALGLWQFIPSTGNKFGLNRNHYIDERMDPEKATRAAIDYLKELHNLFGDWTTAIAAYNCGEYRVLKTIRRQKLNYLDNFWDLYQSLPRETARYVPRFLATVHIVKNLEKYNIDIDNPLKPLEYKPFDIKKQVRLSEIAKAINVDVNTLVSLNPELRHEVTPPEPYTIKIPVNHAELFMAKIDGIKTTYRQPPQYRYYRVRKGDTLSGIARKFRTSVSTIARCNKISRKSCLAIGKVLKIPGSGYKSSPKTTAKTYAKSTKITYTVRRGDNLWLIAKKFSTTTKRIKTLNKLSGNRLSIGQRLIIVTGDKGSSKKYSKYRVKSGDSPVGIAKRHNMSLARLLSLNHLNKRSKIYPGQDLLVE, encoded by the coding sequence GTGAATATTCACAAACTGGCCGCATTTATTTTTGCCTTATTTCTAATTACCGGCTGCCAGCAGTCCCAATTGTCAGCCAACAAGCCCTTAACTGACCAGACTTTTAAAGAGCCAGAGCCCCAAGGCCAATGCATTCTTCAGCCTGAAACAAAAAAACTGAACCAAGTCGGGGACTCAGATCAGGGGAAAATAGATCAGGCCTTAGAGCTTTGTAATGCGGCACAAAATTACTGGGAAGAGGGAAACCTTGAAGAAGCACTATCAAGCCTTGATGCAGCTTATGCCTTGATGCTTGAAATTGATAAAATTGATGATTCAGAAGTAAATCAACAAAAAGAGGACATTCGTTATCTTATCTCAAAACGAGTTCTTGAAATTTACGCGTCTCGACAAATTGTTGTAACCGGCCATCATGACGCCATCCCCATCACATTGAATGATCATGTGAAAGCAGAAATTAGACGATTAACCGGCCCGGAACGCAAATTTTTTATCCGAGCACTTAACCGTTCCTGTCGCTATCGGCCATTCATTGTTCAGGAGCTTAAAAAATCGGGATTACCCGAAGAAATCTCCTGGCTTCCTCTAATAGAAAGCGGCTTTAAAAGTAGGGCTTTATCTCCTGCACGAGCACTTGGTCTATGGCAGTTCATACCATCAACCGGCAATAAATTCGGTTTAAATCGAAATCACTATATAGATGAACGCATGGATCCTGAAAAAGCGACCAGAGCCGCCATTGATTATCTCAAGGAGCTGCACAATTTATTCGGAGACTGGACCACTGCCATTGCAGCTTACAATTGTGGTGAATACCGAGTACTAAAAACTATTCGTAGACAAAAGCTGAACTATCTGGATAATTTCTGGGATTTGTACCAGAGCCTGCCCCGGGAAACAGCAAGGTATGTGCCGAGATTTTTGGCGACTGTTCATATTGTCAAGAATCTTGAAAAATATAACATTGACATAGATAACCCGTTAAAACCTCTCGAATACAAGCCTTTTGACATAAAAAAACAAGTCCGTTTAAGTGAAATTGCAAAGGCAATCAATGTAGATGTAAACACGCTTGTATCTCTTAATCCGGAACTGCGTCATGAAGTCACGCCCCCTGAGCCCTACACCATAAAAATCCCTGTGAATCATGCAGAACTGTTTATGGCCAAGATAGACGGCATTAAAACGACTTACCGTCAGCCTCCCCAGTATAGGTACTACCGCGTACGAAAGGGAGACACATTATCTGGCATTGCACGTAAATTTAGGACGTCTGTAAGTACCATCGCCAGGTGCAATAAAATTTCAAGAAAAAGCTGCCTTGCTATTGGCAAGGTATTAAAAATTCCAGGTTCAGGTTACAAATCAAGCCCCAAAACAACCGCAAAGACCTACGCAAAATCAACAAAAATCACCTATACCGTGCGACGGGGAGATAACCTGTGGCTGATTGCCAAAAAATTTTCTACAACCACCAAGCGGATCAAAACACTTAACAAATTATCAGGGAACAGACTCAGCATTGGTCAGCGCCTGATAATTGTCACCGGAGATAAAGGATCCAGCAAAAAATATTCAAAATATAGAGTTAAATCCGGTGACAGCCCTGTGGGTATCGCCAAAAGACACAATATGAGCCTTGCCCGACTGTTATCATTAAATCATTTGAACAAAAGAAGCAAAATTTATCCTGGTCAGGACCTGCTTGTGGAATAA
- a CDS encoding chemotaxis response regulator protein-glutamate methylesterase, whose translation MNIIKALVVDDTIVYRKIVGDALKQMPGIEVVGTANNGKIALSKIKTLKPDLMTLDIEMPEMNGIELLQELRHMDNPPLVIMVSTLTHKGGELTLRAMELGAFDVLPKPEDGKMAENMRKVKETLEPIVKHVKRHKFGITDPPVKTKPAAKITTKAPVLKAGDRPVRSRPSGIVRSKSEIIGIGISTGGPNALSKMIPMLPKDLKVPVLIVQHMPPVFTESLANSLNKKSALEVVEARDGDTIKPGTVFIAPGGKQMKIVAGADGLTRKIRITDDPPENSCKPSADYLFRSIAQHYVGRATGVIMTGMGSDGSKGLYQMKNNGSFIIAQDEKTCTVYGMPKEPTESGIVDVIAPLEKIADEIVKTV comes from the coding sequence ATGAACATCATCAAAGCGCTTGTTGTTGACGATACAATTGTTTATCGAAAAATAGTAGGGGACGCGCTCAAGCAGATGCCCGGGATAGAAGTGGTGGGCACCGCCAACAATGGGAAAATTGCCCTGTCCAAAATAAAAACCCTTAAACCGGATCTGATGACCCTGGATATTGAAATGCCGGAAATGAACGGCATTGAACTCCTTCAAGAACTTCGACACATGGATAATCCCCCCTTGGTGATCATGGTCTCCACGCTGACCCACAAGGGAGGTGAACTTACCCTGCGGGCGATGGAATTAGGGGCATTTGACGTTCTGCCCAAGCCGGAAGATGGCAAGATGGCAGAAAACATGCGCAAAGTCAAAGAAACCCTTGAGCCTATCGTAAAGCATGTTAAACGCCATAAATTCGGCATCACCGATCCGCCGGTCAAGACCAAACCTGCGGCAAAGATTACGACAAAGGCTCCCGTATTAAAGGCAGGCGACAGGCCGGTACGATCCAGGCCGTCCGGTATCGTCAGATCCAAATCTGAAATTATAGGCATCGGCATATCTACAGGCGGCCCAAATGCATTATCAAAAATGATACCTATGCTCCCCAAGGATCTCAAGGTACCGGTTCTCATTGTGCAGCATATGCCACCGGTATTTACCGAATCACTTGCCAATAGTCTGAATAAAAAATCGGCCCTTGAAGTTGTAGAGGCCAGGGATGGAGATACGATTAAGCCGGGAACCGTGTTCATTGCGCCCGGAGGCAAACAGATGAAAATTGTTGCAGGTGCGGACGGTTTGACCCGAAAAATAAGAATTACAGATGACCCACCGGAAAATTCGTGTAAACCCTCGGCGGATTATCTGTTTCGTTCCATTGCCCAGCACTATGTCGGCCGGGCCACAGGTGTCATCATGACCGGTATGGGTTCTGACGGATCAAAGGGACTGTATCAGATGAAAAACAATGGTAGTTTCATTATTGCCCAGGATGAAAAAACATGCACCGTTTACGGCATGCCTAAAGAACCCACTGAATCCGGGATAGTCGATGTCATCGCACCACTGGAAAAAATCGCAGATGAAATCGTAAAGACCGTTTAA
- a CDS encoding chemotaxis protein CheW, with protein MNEETKETASNDIEFSTFYVGGAICGIDILNIQEINKHFEITQVPQSSEYVKGILNLRGRIVTIIDLGKKLGLSPVNPSKDNRNIIVNSEDEHIGLLVDAISDVVITQRENIESAPSNIGGVKGKYFQGVLKTKNQLIGILDIDEVLKE; from the coding sequence ATGAATGAAGAGACTAAAGAGACCGCATCCAATGACATAGAGTTCTCCACATTCTATGTTGGCGGAGCCATTTGTGGCATCGACATATTAAATATCCAGGAAATCAATAAGCATTTTGAAATAACCCAGGTGCCCCAGTCATCTGAATACGTCAAAGGCATATTGAATCTTCGGGGCAGAATTGTAACGATCATTGATCTGGGCAAAAAACTGGGGTTATCCCCCGTAAACCCAAGCAAAGACAACCGTAATATCATTGTCAATTCCGAAGATGAGCACATAGGACTTTTAGTGGATGCCATTTCCGATGTGGTCATCACCCAGAGAGAAAACATAGAATCTGCACCGTCAAATATCGGCGGCGTCAAAGGCAAATATTTTCAGGGTGTTTTAAAAACAAAAAATCAGTTAATCGGGATCCTTGATATTGACGAGGTGCTCAAAGAATAA
- a CDS encoding U32 family peptidase, whose translation MPDVLTKPELLAPAGNFEKLEIAVHYGADAVYLGGKDFSLRNFSGNFTDSELEDAIKFAEKHQVRVYLTCNIYSRNHEQDNIEAFLERIGKIAPHAIIISDPGIILKARQIIPHIDIHLSTQANTTNFNAVLFWEQLGVKRINLARELSIKEIKTITSRTASQIETFVHGAMCMSYSGRCLLSSFLSNRDSNRGLCSHPCRWNYAVMEELRPNEYFPVQEDSRGTYIFNSKDMCLIDHIPDLIHAGISSFKIEGRMKGINYLSSVVKTYRNAIDAYIADPDSYSVRPEWHSELYRIYHRAYCTGFYFGHPDGEAKNTLNTGNMHKGKIHSFIGKILERSENNLYLVDIRNKLIPGDEIEILSPQGPARQTKVLSMTNEKGEPVDNAKPNTRILIRVPLDACLNDIVRKI comes from the coding sequence ATGCCGGATGTTTTAACTAAACCTGAGTTGCTTGCACCGGCCGGCAACTTTGAAAAACTTGAGATTGCAGTCCATTACGGCGCAGATGCGGTGTATCTCGGCGGCAAGGATTTCAGCCTGAGAAATTTTTCAGGCAACTTTACCGACAGTGAACTTGAAGATGCGATAAAATTTGCTGAAAAGCATCAGGTTAGAGTATATCTTACCTGCAACATCTACTCTCGCAACCATGAACAGGACAATATCGAAGCCTTTCTGGAAAGAATCGGCAAAATCGCGCCCCATGCGATTATCATTTCAGACCCCGGCATTATTCTTAAAGCCAGACAGATTATCCCCCACATTGACATACACCTAAGCACCCAGGCGAACACCACAAATTTCAATGCGGTTTTATTTTGGGAACAACTGGGCGTCAAACGAATAAACCTGGCAAGAGAATTATCCATTAAAGAGATAAAAACAATTACATCGCGCACGGCAAGCCAAATAGAGACTTTTGTTCACGGTGCCATGTGTATGTCTTACTCAGGCAGATGCCTTTTGAGCAGTTTCTTAAGTAACCGGGACAGCAACAGAGGGCTGTGCAGCCACCCCTGCCGCTGGAATTACGCTGTAATGGAAGAACTTCGACCCAATGAATATTTCCCAGTCCAGGAAGACAGCCGCGGCACCTACATTTTTAACTCTAAAGATATGTGCCTAATAGACCACATCCCAGATCTAATCCATGCCGGAATTTCCTCTTTCAAAATAGAAGGTCGAATGAAAGGAATAAATTATTTGAGTTCTGTGGTAAAAACATATCGCAATGCGATTGACGCTTATATCGCAGATCCCGATTCCTATTCCGTCCGTCCCGAATGGCATTCAGAACTATACCGGATATATCATCGGGCCTATTGCACGGGGTTCTATTTTGGTCATCCGGATGGTGAGGCAAAAAACACCTTGAATACCGGCAACATGCACAAAGGGAAGATTCATAGTTTTATAGGCAAAATTCTTGAGCGCAGTGAAAACAATTTATATTTGGTTGATATCAGAAACAAACTGATTCCTGGTGACGAAATCGAGATCCTCAGTCCCCAAGGCCCTGCACGTCAAACCAAAGTTTTGTCAATGACGAATGAAAAAGGCGAACCCGTGGACAATGCGAAACCAAATACCCGAATATTGATTCGTGTACCTCTTGACGCTTGTCTCAACGATATTGTTCGCAAAATATAA
- a CDS encoding protein-glutamate O-methyltransferase CheR, whose product MSKIKVTPEEFKTFAKYILDISGIALDVGKEYLLETRLNPLLSKYQCSSYADLMNKSKHALNKELEGEIIDAISTNETYFFRDKSPFKLLQHKILPDLIDKRSKKSFGKPTIKIWSAANSTGQEIYSLAMTMIEMGVTIDKYNIRLFGTDISDAAIAKASYGVYNKFEVARGLEPSRLNRFFEPKDNQYKVKDELRAMVQFKKMNLMKPFIGIGKYDIVLCRNVMIYFTSEDRRKIYSNIAKVLEPDGYLLIGSTESLVNDTDLFTSFRYLNSVFYQFKS is encoded by the coding sequence ATGAGCAAAATCAAAGTAACGCCAGAAGAATTCAAAACATTTGCCAAGTATATCCTGGACATATCAGGGATCGCTCTGGATGTGGGGAAAGAATACCTTCTGGAAACCAGACTCAATCCTCTGCTTTCCAAATACCAGTGCAGCTCATATGCGGATTTGATGAATAAATCCAAACATGCTTTGAATAAAGAGCTGGAAGGCGAAATTATAGATGCAATTTCCACCAATGAAACCTATTTCTTCAGGGACAAATCGCCGTTTAAACTCCTCCAGCACAAAATACTGCCGGATCTGATTGATAAACGCTCCAAAAAAAGCTTCGGCAAACCCACCATAAAAATATGGAGTGCAGCCAATTCAACAGGGCAGGAGATATACAGCCTTGCCATGACAATGATTGAAATGGGTGTAACCATTGACAAGTACAATATCAGACTATTTGGGACTGATATCTCTGATGCGGCCATTGCCAAGGCAAGTTACGGGGTTTACAATAAATTTGAAGTAGCCCGTGGTCTTGAGCCTTCAAGGCTTAACAGATTCTTTGAACCCAAGGATAATCAATACAAAGTTAAAGACGAACTTCGGGCGATGGTTCAGTTCAAAAAAATGAACCTGATGAAACCGTTTATCGGTATCGGGAAATACGATATTGTCCTATGTCGAAATGTAATGATCTATTTTACCTCTGAGGATCGCAGAAAAATTTATTCAAATATTGCAAAGGTCCTGGAACCTGACGGATATCTTTTAATCGGTTCCACAGAATCCCTGGTAAATGATACAGACCTTTTTACATCTTTCAGATATTTAAACTCGGTTTTTTACCAGTTCAAAAGTTAG
- the rpmG gene encoding 50S ribosomal protein L33, translating to MDRVLIALACTECKRKNYTTTKNKRKTPDKIEFKKYCKFCNKHLVHKETKIK from the coding sequence GTGGACAGAGTGCTTATTGCTCTTGCTTGTACTGAATGTAAGAGAAAAAATTATACAACGACCAAAAACAAACGCAAGACTCCGGACAAGATTGAGTTTAAAAAATATTGCAAATTCTGTAATAAACATCTCGTCCACAAAGAAACAAAAATAAAATAG